A window from Setaria italica strain Yugu1 chromosome VIII, Setaria_italica_v2.0, whole genome shotgun sequence encodes these proteins:
- the LOC105914875 gene encoding kafirin PSKR2 → MAAKIFAFLALLALSVSAATAVIVPQCSVAAAAATIPQYLSPYTALGYEHPIVQSYRLQQALAASILPSSAMFLPQQSALLQQQSLSHLTVQSITAQQQRILSPLNNLALANPAAYLQQQTLLPFNQLALANPAAYLQQQQLLPFNQLAAVNPAAILQQQLSPLNPLALANPAAFWQQQQLVNQLALTSPAAFLHQPITLKPTTNLLATMAAKIFAFLALLALSVSAATAVLVPQCSVAAAAATIPQYLSPYTALGYEHPIVQSYRLQQALAASILPSSAMFLPQQSALLQQQSLSHLTVQSITAQQQRILSPLNQLALANPAAYLQQQTLLPFNQLALANPAAFLQQQQLLPFNQLAAVNPAAILQQQLSPLNPLALANPAAFWQQQQLVNQLALTSPAAFLQQPIVGSALF, encoded by the exons ATGGCAGCCAAGATATTTGCCTTCCTTGCGCTCCTTGCTCTTTCAGTGAGCGCTGCTACCGCGGTCATTGTCCCACAGTGCTCAGTAGCTGCCGCCGCAGCCACAATTCCCCAGTACCTCTCACCTTACACAGCTCTTGGGTATGAACACCCAATTGTGCAATCCTACAGGCTACAACAGGCACTTGCAGCAAGCATCCTACCATCATCGGCCATGTTCCTACCACAACAGTCAGCCTTATTGCAGCAGCAATCCCTGTCTCATCTGACAGTACAGAGCATCACGGCACAACAACAACGCATTCTATCACCATTGAACAACCTAGCCTTGGCGAACCCCGCCGCATACTTGCAACAACAGACGCTACTCCCGTTCAACCAGCTGGCCCTGGCGAACCCCGCTGCCTACTTGCAGCAACAACAGCTGCTTCCGTTCAACCAACTGGCTGCTGTGAACCCAGCCGCCATCTTGCAGCAGCAACTGTCACCATTGAACCCACTTGCATTGGCAAACCCCGCCGCCTTCTGGCAGCAGCAACAGCTAGTCAACCAACTAGCTTTGACGAGTCCCGCCGCCTTCTTGCACCAACCCATC ACATTGAAACCGACAACCAACCTCTTAGCAACAATGGCAGCCAAGATATTTGCCTTCCTTGCGCTCCTTGCTCTTTCAGTGAGCGCTGCTACCGCGGTCCTTGTCCCACAGTGCTCagtagccgccgccgcagccacaaTTCCCCAGTACCTCTCACCTTACACAGCTCTTGGGTATGAACACCCAATTGTGCaatcctacaggctacagcaggCACTTGCAGCAAGCATCCTACCATCATCGGCCATGTTCCTACCACAACAGTCGGCCTTATTGCAGCAGCAATCCCTGTCTCATCTGACAGTACAGAGCATCACGGCACAGCAACAACGCATTCTATCACCGTTGAACCAACTAGCCTTGGCGAACCCCGCCGCATACTTGCAACAACAGACGCTACTCCCGTTCAACCAGCTGGCCCTGGCGAACCCCGCTGCCTTCTTGCAGCAACAACAGCTGCTTCCGTTCAACCAACTGGCTGCTGTGAACCCAGCCGCCATCTTGCAGCAGCAACTGTCACCATTGAACCCACTTGCATTGGCAAACCCCGCCGCCTTCTGGCAGCAGCAACAGCTAGTCAACCAACTAGCTTTGACGAGTCCCGCCGCCTTCTTGCAGCAACCCATCGTTGGTTCTGCCCTCTTCTAG
- the LOC101762141 gene encoding cytochrome P450 89A2-like, with product MDTVQLLTLIVLAVLVFLAVTLRRSITRNAAVASPIPPTIEVTDPAVARSMLVDHADVFSNRPLAPFPVDYDAGRRRPSHSINIVPHGPLWRALRCNLSAGVLHRSRLGVVAPLHRDAVEDLVAGLSAQGQGGGVLLRDAVHTALYTISVRMCFGDGVATRDDVRAMQDTLREFFDNIVEARGLAASRVARLLHWRQWQHFGGTFDRLIGLFLPLVAARQRRRSQCGYGGGGGDDGGTIRPYVDSLLDLRVPDDDVDGARRPLTDHEMASLWKLAHLVADPELQDNLHREIADADQGDGAIADERLRDLPYLRAVIQESLRLHPPVPFIVRDVGAEDGTVARYTLMVADVGRDTGSTGAALPAASSHGSKKATKLVPAILLLLLTVAVLGRGDVGSRADEKSSDTTSPAMRSPGAPAKAR from the exons ATGGATACAGTGCAGCTTCTGACGCTCATCGTCCTAGCCGTTCTCGTCTTCCTAGCCGTCACCCTCCGGCGAAGCATTACTAGGAACGCCGCCGTGGCTTCCCCAATCCCGCCCACCATTGAAGTCACCGACCCGGCCGTCGCCCGGAGCAtgctcgtcgaccacgccgaTGTCTTCTCCAACCGCCCGCTCGCGCCCTTCCCCGTCGACTACGAcgccgggcggcgccgccccagCCACAGCATCAACATCGTGCCCCACGGCCCGCTGTGGCGCGCGCTCCGGTGCAACCTCAGCGCCGGCGTCCTCCACCGCTCGCGCCTCGGCGTCGTCGCGCCGCTCCACCGGGACGCCGTCGaggacctcgtcgccggcctctCCGCGCAGGGCcagggcggcggcgtcctcctccgcgACGCTGTCCACACGGCGCTGTACACGATCTCCGTGCGCATGTGCTTTGGCGACGGCGTCGCCACGCGCGACGACGTGCGCGCCATGCAGGACACGCTCAGGGAGTTCTTCGACAACATCGTGGAGGCCAGGGGCCTCGCGGCCTCGAGGGTGGCGAGGCTCCTGCACTGGAGGCAGTGGCAGCACTTCGGCGGCACGTTCGACCGGCTCATCGGGCTCTTCCTCCCTCTGGTCGcggcgaggcagcggcggcgatcTCAATGCGgttacggcggcggcggcggcgacgacggaggaACGATCCGCCCGTACGTCGACTCGCTCCTCGACCTCCGAGTCCCCGACGACGACGTGgacggcgcgcgccgcccgctcacggacCACGAGATGGCGTCGCTC TGGAAGCTCGCCCACCTCGTCGCCGATCCAGAACTCCAGGACAACCTACACCGGGAGATCGCCGACGCCGACCAGGGCGATGGCGCGATCGCCGACGAGCGCCTCCGCGACCTGCCGTACCTGCGCGCCGTCATCCAGGAGAGCCTCCGGCTGCACCCGCCGGTCCCGTTCATCGTGCGCGACGTCGGCGCGGAGGACGGCACGGTGGCGCGCTACACGCTTATGGTGGCCGACGTCGGGCGGGAC ACCGGCTCCACCGGCGCGGCGCTTCCGGCCGCCAGCTCGCACGGGTCCAAGAAGGCGACCAAGCTCGTCCCGGCCATACTGTTGCTGCTGCTCACGGTGGCCGTGCTCGGACGTGGGGACGTTGGGAGCAGAGCAGACGAGAAGAGCAGTGACACGACCTCGCCCGCGATGAGGAGTCCCGGAGCTCCGGCGAAGGCGCGCTAA
- the LOC101753622 gene encoding zein-alpha PMS1 has protein sequence MAAKIFAFLALLALSVSAATAVLVPQCSVAAAAATIPQYLSPYTALGYEHPIVQSYRLQQALAASILPSSAMFLPQQSALLQQQSLSHLTVQSITAQQQRILSPLNQLALANPAAYLQQQTLLPFNQLALANPAAFLQQQQLLPFNQLAAVNPAAILQQQLSPLNPLALANPAAFWQQQQLVNQLALTSPAAFLQQPIVGSALF, from the coding sequence ATGGCAGCCAAGATATTTGCCTTCCTTGCGCTCCTTGCTCTTTCAGTGAGCGCTGCTACCGCGGTCCTTGTCCCACAGTGCTCagtagccgccgccgcagccacaaTTCCCCAGTACCTCTCACCTTACACAGCTCTTGGGTATGAACACCCAATTGTGCaatcctacaggctacagcaggCACTTGCAGCAAGCATCCTACCATCATCGGCCATGTTCCTACCACAACAGTCGGCCTTATTGCAGCAGCAATCCCTGTCTCATCTGACAGTACAAAGCATCACGGCACAGCAACAACGCATTCTATCACCGTTGAACCAACTAGCCTTGGCGAACCCCGCCGCATACTTGCAACAACAGACGCTACTCCCGTTCAACCAGCTGGCCCTGGCGAACCCCGCTGCCTTCTTGCAGCAACAACAGCTGCTTCCGTTCAACCAACTGGCTGCTGTGAACCCAGCCGCCATCTTGCAGCAGCAACTGTCACCATTGAACCCACTTGCATTGGCAAACCCTGCCGCCTTCTGGCAGCAGCAACAGCTAGTCAACCAACTAGCTTTGACGAGTCCCGCCGCCTTCTTGCAGCAACCCATCGTTGGTTCTGCCCTCTTCTAG
- the LOC111258348 gene encoding nucleolar transcription factor 1-like: protein MEAKEGYVEVDDDWVRQKAGLQAAIERVLKKLEGILEPETESSSSSDDDGSDDYTSDEEEDYDDNDISDCSSDEEDDGDDSDYSSSDEEEDDNDDGSDCSSDDEEEDDDDEDDSSYFSSDEEDDDEDSYSSSDEEEDCFAILGDCAMLGFNLITFVPRARAMQLIEDTRITVHAQCGPTVSCADILALATRRAVVRAGG, encoded by the exons ATGGAGGCCAAGGAGGGCTATGTCGAGGTAGACGACGATTGGGTCAGGCAGAAGGCAGGCTTACAGGCAGCCATTGAACGGGTACTGAAGAAACTCGAAGGGATACTCGAGCCGGAGACTGAGTCTTCGTCTTCGTCCGATGACGATGGCAGCGACGACTACACGtcggatgaggaggaagattaTGACGACAACGACATCAGCGACTGCtcttcggatgaggaagatgatggtgacgaCAGTGACTACTCATCATCAGACGAAGAGGAAGATGACAACGATGATGGCAGCGACTGCTCGTCagatgacgaggaggaagacgacgatgatgaggacGACAGCAGCTACTTCTCGTCggatgaggaggacgacgatgaggaCAGCTACAGCTCCtcagatgaggaggaggattgTTTTGCGATCCTTGGCGATTGTGCAATGCTAGGCTTTAATTTGATAACCTTCGTGCCACGCGCA CGGGCGATGCAGCTGATCGAGGACACCCGCATCACCGTGCACGCACAGTGCGGGCCCACCGTgtcctgcgccgacatcctggccctcgccacccgccgcgccgtcgtccGCGCAGGCGGCTGA
- the LOC101754432 gene encoding expansin-B3 isoform X2 yields MTSCGNQPLFKDGKGCGSCYQIRCLNHPACSGNPETVAITDMNYYPVAKYHFDLSGTAFGALAKPGRNDELRHAGIIDIQFKRVPCIYPGQMVTFHIEHGSNPNYLAVLVEFEDGDGDVVQVDLMEANSGWWTPMRESWGSIWRLDTRRPLTAPFSLRITNESGQKLVAYQVIPANWAPNTYYRSNIQYQAFSSDDGLDIGSAAGLVISSAAGLDTKILGVTGLICLVLSRLHGTDVP; encoded by the exons ATGACGTCATGCGGCAACCAGCCCCTGTTCAAGGATGGCAAGGGCTGCGGCTCGTGCTACCAG ATAAGATGCCTCAACCACCCTGCATGCTCCGGCAATCCGGAGACGGTGGCAATCACTGACATGAACTACTACCCAGTCGCCAAGTACCACTTTGACCTCAGCGGCACGGCGTTTGGTGCCTTGGCAAAGCCCGGCCGCAATGATGAGCTCCGCCACGCCGGCATCATCGACATCCAGTTCAAGAG GGTGCCCTGCATCTACCCCGGGCAGATGGTGACCTTCCACATCGAGCACGGCTCAAACCCTAACTACTTGGCGGTGCTCGTTGAGTTCGAAGATGGCGACGGCGATGTCGTCCAGGTGGACCTCATGGAGGCCAACTCCGGGTGGTGGACGCCGATGCGGGAGTCGTGGGGATCCATCTGGAGGTTGGACACCAGACGACCGCTCACGGCCCCCTTCTCGCTGCGCATCACCAACGAGTCTGGCCAGAAGCTGGTGGCTTACCAGGTCATCCCGGCCAACTGGGCGCCCAACACCTACTACCGCTCCAACATCCAGTACCAGGCTTTTAGCTCTGATGATGGTCTGGATATTGGCTCTGCTGCTGGACTGGTTATTAGCTCTGCTGCTGGACTGGACACGAAAATTCTCGGCGTTACTGGCTTGATTTGTTTGGTATTGTCTCGTTTGCATGGGACTGATGTGCCGTAG
- the LOC101754432 gene encoding expansin-B3 isoform X1: protein MASMIASSKVIALGALIFLLLVLYGSCTRIVNFNASHITADPYWVAARATWYGAPTGAGPYDNGGACGFKNVNLPPFSAMTSCGNQPLFKDGKGCGSCYQIRCLNHPACSGNPETVAITDMNYYPVAKYHFDLSGTAFGALAKPGRNDELRHAGIIDIQFKRVPCIYPGQMVTFHIEHGSNPNYLAVLVEFEDGDGDVVQVDLMEANSGWWTPMRESWGSIWRLDTRRPLTAPFSLRITNESGQKLVAYQVIPANWAPNTYYRSNIQYQAFSSDDGLDIGSAAGLVISSAAGLDTKILGVTGLICLVLSRLHGTDVP from the exons ATGGCATCCATGATCGCCTCGTCCAAGGTGATTGCACTTGGTGCActgatcttcctcctccttgtctTGTATGGCTCATGCACTAGGATCGTCAACTTCAATGCCTCCCACATCACCGCAGACCCCTACTGGGTGGCTGCCAGGGCAACTTGGTATGGTGCGCCAACCGGCGCTGGCCCCTATGACAACG GTGGAGCTTGCGGGTTCAAGAACGTGAACCTGCCTCCTTTCTCGGCCATGACGTCATGCGGCAACCAGCCCCTGTTCAAGGATGGCAAGGGCTGCGGCTCGTGCTACCAG ATAAGATGCCTCAACCACCCTGCATGCTCCGGCAATCCGGAGACGGTGGCAATCACTGACATGAACTACTACCCAGTCGCCAAGTACCACTTTGACCTCAGCGGCACGGCGTTTGGTGCCTTGGCAAAGCCCGGCCGCAATGATGAGCTCCGCCACGCCGGCATCATCGACATCCAGTTCAAGAG GGTGCCCTGCATCTACCCCGGGCAGATGGTGACCTTCCACATCGAGCACGGCTCAAACCCTAACTACTTGGCGGTGCTCGTTGAGTTCGAAGATGGCGACGGCGATGTCGTCCAGGTGGACCTCATGGAGGCCAACTCCGGGTGGTGGACGCCGATGCGGGAGTCGTGGGGATCCATCTGGAGGTTGGACACCAGACGACCGCTCACGGCCCCCTTCTCGCTGCGCATCACCAACGAGTCTGGCCAGAAGCTGGTGGCTTACCAGGTCATCCCGGCCAACTGGGCGCCCAACACCTACTACCGCTCCAACATCCAGTACCAGGCTTTTAGCTCTGATGATGGTCTGGATATTGGCTCTGCTGCTGGACTGGTTATTAGCTCTGCTGCTGGACTGGACACGAAAATTCTCGGCGTTACTGGCTTGATTTGTTTGGTATTGTCTCGTTTGCATGGGACTGATGTGCCGTAG
- the LOC111258349 gene encoding peroxidase 7-like: MVEDLDGVTPRALDSQYYRNLLYRGEGVLTSDVALLSHPLTAMSVRYYNDHPQEFLNHFSSKMDKLYNVPRPGFGEIRRFSCFRTNNNGWFVDRGGDVGEGEGHPASA, translated from the coding sequence ATGGTGGAGGACCTCGACGGCGTCACGCCGCGGGCGCTCGACAGCCAGTACTACAGGAACCTGCTGTACAGGGGCGAGGgggtgctgacatccgacgtGGCGCTGCTGAGTCACCCGTTGACTGCCATGTCGGTGAGGTACTACAACGATCACCCGCAGGAGTTCCTCAACCATTTCTCGTCCAAGATGGACAAGCTCTACAATGTGCCCCGCCCCGGGTTCGGCGAGATCCGACGGTTCAGCTGCTTCAGGACCAACAATAATGGCTGGTTCGtcgaccgcggcggcgacgtcggcgaGGGGGAGGGGCACCCAGCTTCTGCTTGA